From the Malaya genurostris strain Urasoe2022 unplaced genomic scaffold, Malgen_1.1 HiC_scaffold_59, whole genome shotgun sequence genome, one window contains:
- the LOC131440056 gene encoding RB1-inducible coiled-coil protein 1 isoform X2: protein MGNQVSAEPGLKAELEAACKECDGIHMRLRTQNAQMDALRLKYSEREDELNLKYQNLEVELLEVNEKLKEVRQLAHELNSQLLDAKSEAQKLQEERDKLLEERAEEQKIITEALEIALKERTQVEVKWKNDFERLRTVHSDREEHLMEDCEWKIRSMQKHCKEKLEAAERERVLALDKAVRSEQDAKKHLEEVKHLRSYETEVSQLRGLTFDQKEAITAMSRQVDKLKAELEIANSKLEAELVKVQQIKSRCEYQLCEKEREALNRIEIARGEIAMQWEDRLLQEMSRLKFELEQMHMEERLSAIAKLKKEALEETEALTHKFTTREKQLKDEIDSLKAKLKKQKQAMDDAQTEADSKLMQSRMFVERAEREHEAILDKEVSKRDQIIESLKEQYEKEKQVMEQHFSLRIQQVQEEFARELSDTTELLKLTHKKELEQQWKQLVHEKEEALQLMESRQRTRMEEAENKISFEEMRMRYERREPRREDLQQIEELKSVIESQDHDLRLLTERLREMQLQEEKMLLQQQLMNPPQPPRRAKNRGKQNQINDLPVSEEQQQYPQEQQPVASSVAIVCDGIYEENEADLMKEEEEENQEKDEQNQILVVDIPESAIQTETTLIQSTEPLIIDNLPQELVPLSENGTAPELLTGSSSTLLEIQIIESEQLPESRTEKMVPIPTPMIVITADPSTDADEDVSVCTVVELPSQPTDDLPPAVTGRLDVVESQQDVQQIMPETNVPDVIAEAASSIVDEVLTEAVDVIVCNPGPRSSST, encoded by the exons ATGGGAAATCAAGTCTCTGCTGAGCCTG GTCTCAAAGCGGAGCTGGAAGCGGCGTGCAAAGAATGCGATGGCATCCACATGCGTCTGCGGACGCAGAACGCCCAAATGGACGCACTAAGACTGAAATATTCCGAGCGAGAGGATGAGCTAAATCTTAAGTACCAGAACTTAGAAGTAGAGCTGTTAGAGGTAAACGAAAAACTGAAGGAGGTACGCCAGTTGGCCCATGAGCTGAACAGTCAGCTGCTTGATGCCAAATCAGAGGCGCAAAAACTGCAGGAAGAACGTGATAAGCTGCTTGAGGAACGGGCCGAGGAACAGAAAATCATTACGGAGGCCCTGGAAATTGCTTTGAAGGAAAGAACACAGGTAGAGGTGAAATGGAAGAATGATTTCGAGCGGTTACGTACCGTGCATTCCGACCGGGAGGAACATCTGATGGAGGATTGTGAGTGGAAGATTCGGTCGATGCAGAAACATTGCAAGGAAAAGTTGGAGGCCGCCGAGCGAGAGCGCGTGTTAGCACTGGACAAAGCAGTTCGTTCGGAACAGGACGCGAAAAAACATTTAGAAGAG GTTAAACATCTGCGATCGTATGAGACAGAGGTTTCACAGCTGCGAGGACTAACCTTCGACCAAAAGGAAGCCATCACAGCCATGAGTCGACAGGTTGACAAATTGAAGGCAGAGCTTGAGATCGCGAACAGTAAATTAGAAGCCGAACTTGTGAAAGTTCAACAAATCAAAAGTCGCTGTGAATA TCAACTGTGTGAAAAAGAACGGGAGGCTCTAAATCGAATTGAGATTGCCCGCGGTGAGATTGCCATGCAGTGGGAAGATCGGCTACTTCAGGAAATGAGTCGGTTGAAGTTCGAGCTAGAGCAAATGCACATGGAGGAACGATTATCCGCGATCGCGAAACTCAAAAAGGAAGCCCTGGAAGAGACAGAAGCGCTTACCCACAAATTCACTACACGCGAGAAACAACTGAAGGATGAG ATCGATTCGCTTAAGGCGAAACTGAAAAAGCAGAAACAAGCGATGGACGATGCACAAACGGAAGCGGATTCAAAACTTATGCAGTCGCGAATGTTTGTAGAACGAGCGGAACGCGAACATGAGGCAATTCTTGACAAAGAAGTGTCTAAAAGGGATCAAATTATTG AAAGTCTGAAAGAACAGTACGAGAAGGAAAAACAGGTCATGGAACAGCATTTTAGCTTAAGGATACAACAGGTACAGGAGGAATTCGCTCGTGAACTATCGGACACTACGGAGCTGCTGAAGTTGACCCACAAAAAGGAACTGG AacaacaatggaaacaattggTACATGAGAAGGAAGAAGCGCTGCAGTTGATGGAATCCCGACAACGAACCCGCATGGAGGAAGCTGAAAATAAAATCAG TTTCGAGGAAATGCGAATGCGATACGAACGTCGTGAGCCTCGCCGGGAAGATCTGCAACAAATTGAGGAGCTGAAAAGTGTGATTGAGTCACAGGATCACGATTTGCGATTACTGACGGAGCGACTTCGAGAGATGCAGCTGCAGGAGGAGAAAATGCTGCTCCAGCAACAGCTGATGAATCCTCCACAGCCTCCACGAAGAGCTAAGAATCGAGGGAAACAGAATCAAATCAATGACCTGCCGGTATCCGAAGAACAACAGCAATATCCACAGGAACAGCAACCGGTAGCAAGCTCAGTTGCCATTGTTTGTGACGGTATCTATGAAGAGAATGAAGCTGATTTaatgaaagaagaagaagaagaaaatcaaGAAAAAGACGAACAAAATCAAATACTTGTAGTCGATATACCAGAATCGGCCATTCAAACCGAAACAACTTTAATTCAATCAACCGAACCTTTGATTATCGATAATTTACCACAAGAATTAGTTCCACTCTCGGAAAATGGAACAGCTCCTGAACTCTTAACTGGCTCAAGTTCGACTCTATTGGAAATTCAAATAATAGAAAGTGAACAACTACCCGAGTCGCGAACGGAAAAAATGGTTCCCATACCCACACCGATGATCGTCATTACCGCAGATCCTTCAACAGACGCTGACgaagatgtgtcggtttgtaccgTTGTCGAGCTTCCGTCGCAACCAACAGATGATCTACCTCCTGCAGTAACTGGACGCCTAGATGTAGTGGAATCGCAGCAGGACGTACAACAAATAATGCCAGAGACGAATGTACCGGATGTCATAGCGGAAGCTGCCTCTTCTATTGTTGATGAGGTTTTGACTGAAGCCGTTGATGTCATTGTGTGTAATCCTGGTCCAAGGTCCTCATCGACGTAA
- the LOC131440056 gene encoding plectin isoform X1 → MGNQVSAEPGLKAELEAACKECDGIHMRLRTQNAQMDALRLKYSEREDELNLKYQNLEVELLEVNEKLKEVRQLAHELNSQLLDAKSEAQKLQEERDKLLEERAEEQKIITEALEIALKERTQVEVKWKNDFERLRTVHSDREEHLMEDCEWKIRSMQKHCKEKLEAAERERVLALDKAVRSEQDAKKHLEEVKHLRSYETEVSQLRGLTFDQKEAITAMSRQVDKLKAELEIANSKLEAELVKVQQIKSRCEYQLCEKEREALNRIEIARGEIAMQWEDRLLQEMSRLKFELEQMHMEERLSAIAKLKKEALEETEALTHKFTTREKQLKDEIDSLKAKLKKQKQAMDDAQTEADSKLMQSRMFVERAEREHEAILDKEVSKRDQIIESLKEQYEKEKQVMEQHFSLRIQQVQEEFARELSDTTELLKLTHKKELEQQWKQLVHEKEEALQLMESRQRTRMEEAENKIRELTVGHQRQLKDLQEEHQYEVSRLETRDMKNAQEITTLHKKCRCLTNLFEEMRMRYERREPRREDLQQIEELKSVIESQDHDLRLLTERLREMQLQEEKMLLQQQLMNPPQPPRRAKNRGKQNQINDLPVSEEQQQYPQEQQPVASSVAIVCDGIYEENEADLMKEEEEENQEKDEQNQILVVDIPESAIQTETTLIQSTEPLIIDNLPQELVPLSENGTAPELLTGSSSTLLEIQIIESEQLPESRTEKMVPIPTPMIVITADPSTDADEDVSVCTVVELPSQPTDDLPPAVTGRLDVVESQQDVQQIMPETNVPDVIAEAASSIVDEVLTEAVDVIVCNPGPRSSST, encoded by the exons ATGGGAAATCAAGTCTCTGCTGAGCCTG GTCTCAAAGCGGAGCTGGAAGCGGCGTGCAAAGAATGCGATGGCATCCACATGCGTCTGCGGACGCAGAACGCCCAAATGGACGCACTAAGACTGAAATATTCCGAGCGAGAGGATGAGCTAAATCTTAAGTACCAGAACTTAGAAGTAGAGCTGTTAGAGGTAAACGAAAAACTGAAGGAGGTACGCCAGTTGGCCCATGAGCTGAACAGTCAGCTGCTTGATGCCAAATCAGAGGCGCAAAAACTGCAGGAAGAACGTGATAAGCTGCTTGAGGAACGGGCCGAGGAACAGAAAATCATTACGGAGGCCCTGGAAATTGCTTTGAAGGAAAGAACACAGGTAGAGGTGAAATGGAAGAATGATTTCGAGCGGTTACGTACCGTGCATTCCGACCGGGAGGAACATCTGATGGAGGATTGTGAGTGGAAGATTCGGTCGATGCAGAAACATTGCAAGGAAAAGTTGGAGGCCGCCGAGCGAGAGCGCGTGTTAGCACTGGACAAAGCAGTTCGTTCGGAACAGGACGCGAAAAAACATTTAGAAGAG GTTAAACATCTGCGATCGTATGAGACAGAGGTTTCACAGCTGCGAGGACTAACCTTCGACCAAAAGGAAGCCATCACAGCCATGAGTCGACAGGTTGACAAATTGAAGGCAGAGCTTGAGATCGCGAACAGTAAATTAGAAGCCGAACTTGTGAAAGTTCAACAAATCAAAAGTCGCTGTGAATA TCAACTGTGTGAAAAAGAACGGGAGGCTCTAAATCGAATTGAGATTGCCCGCGGTGAGATTGCCATGCAGTGGGAAGATCGGCTACTTCAGGAAATGAGTCGGTTGAAGTTCGAGCTAGAGCAAATGCACATGGAGGAACGATTATCCGCGATCGCGAAACTCAAAAAGGAAGCCCTGGAAGAGACAGAAGCGCTTACCCACAAATTCACTACACGCGAGAAACAACTGAAGGATGAG ATCGATTCGCTTAAGGCGAAACTGAAAAAGCAGAAACAAGCGATGGACGATGCACAAACGGAAGCGGATTCAAAACTTATGCAGTCGCGAATGTTTGTAGAACGAGCGGAACGCGAACATGAGGCAATTCTTGACAAAGAAGTGTCTAAAAGGGATCAAATTATTG AAAGTCTGAAAGAACAGTACGAGAAGGAAAAACAGGTCATGGAACAGCATTTTAGCTTAAGGATACAACAGGTACAGGAGGAATTCGCTCGTGAACTATCGGACACTACGGAGCTGCTGAAGTTGACCCACAAAAAGGAACTGG AacaacaatggaaacaattggTACATGAGAAGGAAGAAGCGCTGCAGTTGATGGAATCCCGACAACGAACCCGCATGGAGGAAGCTGAAAATAAAATCAG AGAGCTAACGGTCGGCCATCAACGGCAGCTCAAGGACCTTCAGGAAGAGCACCAGTACGAGGTTAGCAGGTTGGAAACGCGTGACATGAAAAACGCACAAGAAATCACGACCCTACACAAAAAATGTCGATGTCTAACGAATCT TTTCGAGGAAATGCGAATGCGATACGAACGTCGTGAGCCTCGCCGGGAAGATCTGCAACAAATTGAGGAGCTGAAAAGTGTGATTGAGTCACAGGATCACGATTTGCGATTACTGACGGAGCGACTTCGAGAGATGCAGCTGCAGGAGGAGAAAATGCTGCTCCAGCAACAGCTGATGAATCCTCCACAGCCTCCACGAAGAGCTAAGAATCGAGGGAAACAGAATCAAATCAATGACCTGCCGGTATCCGAAGAACAACAGCAATATCCACAGGAACAGCAACCGGTAGCAAGCTCAGTTGCCATTGTTTGTGACGGTATCTATGAAGAGAATGAAGCTGATTTaatgaaagaagaagaagaagaaaatcaaGAAAAAGACGAACAAAATCAAATACTTGTAGTCGATATACCAGAATCGGCCATTCAAACCGAAACAACTTTAATTCAATCAACCGAACCTTTGATTATCGATAATTTACCACAAGAATTAGTTCCACTCTCGGAAAATGGAACAGCTCCTGAACTCTTAACTGGCTCAAGTTCGACTCTATTGGAAATTCAAATAATAGAAAGTGAACAACTACCCGAGTCGCGAACGGAAAAAATGGTTCCCATACCCACACCGATGATCGTCATTACCGCAGATCCTTCAACAGACGCTGACgaagatgtgtcggtttgtaccgTTGTCGAGCTTCCGTCGCAACCAACAGATGATCTACCTCCTGCAGTAACTGGACGCCTAGATGTAGTGGAATCGCAGCAGGACGTACAACAAATAATGCCAGAGACGAATGTACCGGATGTCATAGCGGAAGCTGCCTCTTCTATTGTTGATGAGGTTTTGACTGAAGCCGTTGATGTCATTGTGTGTAATCCTGGTCCAAGGTCCTCATCGACGTAA